The genomic stretch gtttagagagcaccctctgtgttcttcaaaatgcactcaatggttgcacctgctgcaccagttgcgtgCAGAAGATATTCCGCCGACGCAAGAGCCTCATTgatctcctgcagagcgcgtggcaccatagttattcagccatataaactttgatctattttgcaaaaaatgtccctgtctgctaaagtaaactatagcctattggctagcctatagactttaaaattcggcatcatttcaaagatcctgaccgaccgcacccgacccgaatttcattaaaaataatatttcataacccgtgcctgcggtcgaccgcagttaattgcaagcgcccgctgctttcgggtcagcccgcgcatcactgatagcCATCCGTGGAAATCTTGTGGTTTTCGCACCACGACCATTTTGGGAGATTTTGAAGCATATTGCAATTGGGTGCAAAAAAAACGCACTCATGGCCAATTTACTGGCTCCATTCAGTGACAAGTTTTTTGTCTTGATAATTGGTCCTCTGCTCAGATGGAAATCGCACATTGTCTGGAATTTGCAACCGACTTTGAACAAAAATACATAATATATCAGCTTAGAGAAACAAACAGATAGCCCTGAATTTGTATAATCTGTTTGCATGTACCATATGTAgccctactgtatgtacagtatgtatgtatgtatgtatgtatgtatgtatgtatgtatgtatgtatgtatgtgtgcgtgcgtgcgtgcgtgcgtgcgtgcgtgcgtgtgtgtgtgtgtctgtctgtgtgtgtgtgtgtgtgtgtgtgtatgtatgtatgtatgtacagtatgtatgtatgtatgtatgtatgtatgtatttatatatgtatgtatgtatgtatgtatgtatgtatgtatgtatgtatgtatgtatgtatgtatgcatgtatgtatgtcatGCATTCGTGTATAtgtttgtatgtaggcctatgcacagtactgtacatgtatgcagggtcgctgacagtcatctgaaagggcctcccatctaatacatacaatataatgatagCCAAAtcctggccccctctctccctgagcctaggacagctgacccctttgttcccaatgtcggcttccctgtatgtatgtatgtatgtatgtatgtatgtatgtatgtatgtatgtatgtatgtatgtatgtactgtatgtatgtactgtatgtatgtatgtatgtatgtatgtatgtatgtatgtatgtatgtatgtatgtatgtatgtatgtatgcatgcatgtatgtatgcatgtatgtatgtatgtatgtatgtatgtatgtatgtatgtactgtatgtatgtatgtatgtatgtatgtatgtatgtatgtatgtatgtatgtatgtatgtatgtatgtatgtatgtatgtatgtatgtatgcatgcatgcatgtatgtatgcatgcatttatgtatgcatgcctttatgtatatgtttgtatgtaggcctatgcacagtatgtatgtatgtactgtatgtatgtatgtatgtatgtatgtatgtatgtatgtatgtatgtatgtatgtatgtatgtatgtatgtatgtatgtatgtaccggcatgtatatgtctgtctgtcggtccatGCCCTCCAGCTGTTTATTgacctgtttgtctgcctgcctgaaaaGAATATACCGCCTGTTAATGCCATGAGAATAATTGAGCCCCCCCTGCCCCTCTCAGCAAGGCAGATCATTGCAATCCAGTGTTTACAGGGACCTTTGCGGCCGTTTGCTGTTGTGTGGCGTCGTGAGGTGAGGTGCGGTGGCCAGACCTATTAACCACATGAGCATGTAGTCTACTTCATTATGCGCTGGAGCGGAGCAGCGCCTCTTCAAATTAGTTTCCTTGCAGGGGTTTGATGGCTTTCAGATGAATCAGTAAACGGCCATGGACACGCAATGTTGCAATCACCACCAACTAGACATTACAACTTTAACTTGTGCGGGGACTGAGAGGTCCATGCCATGATGCCTGAAATCAGAATAGGCACAGTAAGCTAGTAAACATTTACAGTCATAATCATTTTTGTTAGTatgtggtaacacacacacacacacacacacacagacacacacgcacgcacgcgcgaacgaacgcacacgcacacatacacatacacacacacacacacacacacacacacacacacacacacacacacacacacacacacacacacacacacacacacacacacacacacacacacacacacacacaaggacctcAAAGGTTGTACAAATATTTGCTTTACAACACCCTCCATTTCACTCTCTTCAATTTGTCAACGTCTCTGggtcttcaaaaaaggttgcctCCTCCCACCAAAAGACCCAGGAGAAGAGGGGACGAAGTGGTGATCTAACCCAAACTGCTGTGCACTTAGCTGGGGTGATTAAGCAGCGGAGAGAGCCTCTACCTGTCACTCTGTTTTCACAGCCACAGCCAACTGTTCTCCAAGAACAAGGAGGcagcctgacaacacacacacacacacacacacacacacacacacacacacacacacacacacacacacacacacacacacacacacacacacacacacacgcacgcacacacacacacacacgcacgcacacaaacgcacgcacacacacacacacacacactaacgcactcatgcacacacgcacgcccgcacgcacacacacacaaacgcactcatgcacacacgcacgcacgcacgcatgcaaacacaaacacacacacagacatgcactcacacacacacatgcatgcacgctcacacacacacacacacacacgcacacgcacacacaagtaatTACAGGACGGAGCAAAGCCAATGATAAGGCTAATCACGATGGCTCGATCTCCTCCACATCTTATCTACTCTGGCAGTTCAATCTCAGAGCTCTGTTTGAAGTGCATCGCGCCGCACTAATGGCAAAGTCATTTTTGTCGCCCAAAGCTcagaattgtttttttcccccttttcttttcctttttttctttctctttctcatccgCAATCCACACCAtcacctctccccacccccatccGCGACATTTACCCTCGACACACACAGGGGTTGGCATGCAGggacaggctggctggctggcagtgcCCAAGGTGACGCCTCTGCTTCAGCAACCCCATACtgccactctccccccccccctatcaccaccaccaccaccaccatgcactGCACCGCCCCGTCAAGATTACCACTGAATGTTTAATCAACAGAGGCTTAATTCCAAATACTGGATTAAGACAGAAGATAAGAGCACTCAATGGCATTCAGGTCTGGCGGACACGGAAGAGggtctgtgggtttttttttttactgctttatCTGTTTTTGGAGTTAATAAGCAAATAAGGAAAAAAACACCATACTTATGCACACTGCATGATATGGAGGCTatactacactgtaaaaagagaagCACTGAGCTGTTCATTCAAGCCAATAACTACCATTGAATACATAGTAAAATTATTGACTTGGTTGTGAAACCCTATCTTTTTGCTTATCGAGGTGTCAATTTTGATTCAGGCTGAATTAATTTCAATTCTGAAGGAAACAAAGCAAATATTTTAGTTCCTTTCAAAACATACTGAAAGGAAAGatataagaatgtaatattttccgTTTGAGTCAAACATGAATTGCGCATGCGCACTGCCCAGCAGCCCGGCGAGGCGAGAAGTTGAGGAGAAGCGTTTGATATCAGAGGAGCTCCGTCCATTTCGACATGTGAATGAAAGAATGATTAACGTCCTTACTGACATGAAGAATAAACCTGCGGTGAGTACTACCCTAAAGTTTAACTGGTGTGAACGTGTCTTAAGAAGCCTACACGTTTGTTGATGCAAAAGACGGTTAATGTCACCGGGCTAACAAGCTGAAGGTCTCCGTTAACATTGGTACATGCCAGTAAACGCTTTCGGTTTTCGTCGTGTTGTGGTGCAATTTCTGAACTTAGGCGTATTTCGTGAGAAATATAACTATGTGTAGGCTACATTGTTCGGGTGTAGCCGGAATTAATCAAGGTAGGCATATTATTCGCAAGGTTACCCTACCAATCGCTTCCACCACTGTTAGCTCGGCTACACCGTGAACTTGACTAGCTCAACACACGTTAAGCCATATTAGCAAGTAAGCCTAGACTATTTCATCTTGTGTGTGAAAAGTGTGCCCGTGTGTATGTTTAAAGAGCACCCATGTAACACTGTGATTGTAAAAAGTGTGTTTTATGGCAGCGAGACTGCTGAGTGCATGCATATTTGAATGGTATGGTCGGTGATGTTTCTGAGTGGTCGCCATGCTTCGTAGGTGCAGTCACGTTTCTCCCCTGTTTAAACAGTTGCAGAGGGCACTCGGTAATCTCCTTGTTAACTCACACAAGTTAGAACTAAACTTTTTTTCGGGTCTTCGAGTGGTTTAAACGCATTTCGTTCATGACACGGCACCATTTACTGTAGGTTAAGAACTACGTTTCCCGAACGCATTGTGTTTTAGAGATATGTCGTGGCATGCTGGCCGGTTTCTTATGAAGTGACCACACGCGCAAATTGTAACGTTAAGCCAGTAGAAATGTTGTGTTGCTTGATACGTTCAGAAAAAACGTGATGCTGGGCGGTCACAAGCAACATTTGGGGAGACACACACGGTTTTCCCTTTAGACAGCTCCATGTCTTTCTCTCGAGTCCAGTGTAGTCTACTCGCCCATTGTAAATTTTCGCTCGTACAAGCGACGCCCACCccctgtgtgttgctgtgtgtgtgtgtgtgtgtgtgtgtggggggggggtattaattaattaatttcttTGTAAATCTTTAGAATACAAAAAGTGCAGCACAATGTTCTTTACGATAGACTCTGCATTGTTTTAAGTATATACTTTAGATTAGACAGTCAGTCTAAAACTTATTTAAGATTTCTGCTCATTGCATTTTctaaatatttactggtctgcttttcttttttcaggTTGGATGTGGAAATGCAAAGAATGCAGCAAGCATTTTTCAATAAGATCTGAGATACTGAAGCACTTGAGACGTGACCATCAGTTTCACGGTAGGCGGCGTCCCTATCCATGCATCTACGCACAATGTCCCTGTTCGTCCAAGACATGGAATGGTCTTCAGAAACATCTCTCTAGAAATCATTCTTCTCTGGAGTCCCAACAAAGACACTCTTTCAAGTGTTACATTTGTGGAAACAATCAGCTTTCTACTGAGCACGTTTTTTTTCAACATATCCATGAACATCTGAGGAAATATGAAGTCGTCCCATGTATGTTTAATGGTTGCTCTTTCAAAACCAACATATACAGCAGTTTCCTGAGCCATAAATTGAGGAAACATCAGTCATGCACAATTAATGACTTTAAAAGTGGAATAGTTGTCACATCACTCATTCCCAATCCGCCTGACTCCGACTTGAATGAAGAATTAGAGCCAGCCACTGAAGAGTCAAGAGATTTGGAAAAGGAAGTTGAACTGAAATTAGCTTCACTTTTGCTTAAATTAGAACATACATATTTAGTCTCGAGTGCAGCTGTAAATGAATTGCTCGAGGACCTAGAACATCTCATTGGAGCTGTCTCTGTGCCGGGTAGTATAGCAGCAATTAACCAGCATTTGGAAGATAATAATTGTCATGTGGAAGCATCTGTTGTTCAACAGTTAGCCACTGTTCTTTGTTCTTCACATCCAATTCATAAAGCAATTGGGAAACAAGGGCCATTGTCTACTAGTTGGAAGCGCAAGTCGTATTATAAAAGAGAATTCGGCGTAGTGTCTCCCTTGGAATACATTCTtgataaaagaaacaaaaagtcaTTACAGTATGTATCTGTGCTGAAAACATTGCAGCAAATTTTAAATTCAGATGCAAttttggcaaaaacagtgcatttgagagagagatatcagtCATCAGAGAGTGGTAAAACAGTTTATAGTTGTCCTTTTGATGGTGAATTTTTCAGAAACAACACACTTCTGTCTGCAGACTGTGCTATTTCACTAAATCTTTATGGAGATGAGTACGAGGTCTGCAATCCAATTGGGACATCACGAAGAAAACATAAAATCTGTGGCTTCTATTGGACTTTAGGCAATCTGATCCCTGGTTGTCAGTCTTCACTGTCATCAATTTACTTGGCTCTTCTAGTCAAAAGTGATGATTTGAAAGCGTATGGCTATGAGACAGTACTAGAGCCACTCATAAGTGATTTAATTTCATTAGAAGAGCACGGTGTCTTTTTGCCAAAGTTAGGGAAATGTGTTAGGGGAACCATCCAGTGTGTGATAGCTGATAACCTTGGAGCACACGGTATCGCAGGGTTTGTTGAGAGCTTTTCAAGTGGGCACATTTGTCGATTTTGTACAGCATCTAGGTCAGAAATTCTAACTAAAAGTGTAGATAGTGGAGCGTTTACATTAAGAACAGAACAGATTCACTCAGAACACCTCAAAACCCTTGAACAAGATTCCCTAAGTAATTTCTGTGGTGTCAAGAGAAGATGTGTCCTCTCTGAGAAACTTAGTCATTTCAAAGTTACCACAGGTTTCCCCCCAGATCTTGTCCATGATTTATTTGAAGGAATAGTACCTGCAGAGattgctctttgtctctctgttttcACATCCAAGAAGTACTTTACTCTTGCATATTTAAACGAGTCTATACTAGCTTTCCCCTTTAAGTGGACAGACAAAGTTAATTGTCCCCATCCAGTGCCTTTGAACTTTGCATCTCGAAAGACGATAGGAGGCAATTCTCACGAAAACTGGAGTCTCTTAAGGTTTTTCCCCTTCCTTGTCGGTCAAAAGGTACCTGTGGATGAACCGGCATGGAAAATACTGACTGACTTAAAAGATCTAGTCGATCTTATCGTCTCACCTGTCCATACAGAGGAATCTATTGGGTATTTGAATTTCAAGATATCAGAGCACAGAGTGCGACTTAGAGAGGTTTTCCCAGACTACAATCTGCTGCCTAAGCATCACCTGTTGGAACATTATCCTCAGCTTATTCGTAAGTTTGGACCACTAGTGTGTCTTTGGACTTTACGATACGAAGCCAAGCACAGTTTTTTTAAAAGAGTTGTTCGTTATACAAGATCTTTCAAGAATGTTTTGCTGTCTTTGGCGGAGCGACATCAATTTTACATGGCACAGCAGATATTTATGTACTCTCAAAAACCTCTTTTGGAAGTGTCATCTGTCTCAAGCCTCTCTGTTGATGTGTTAAAAGAAGATATTGCACAAGCTATACGGCTCAAACACCCAACAATGGATAATGTGTGCCTGGCTAAAAATGTTACTTTCAATGGATTCAACTACAGAAATGGAATGATACTTGCACATGGGTCTTTGGAGGGACATCCAGAATTCACTGAGATCATCCACATGTTTATTCTGGAGGAGAGACTTTTTTTCATTGTGAAGAAGCTGAGAGTGTGGCACTGGGAACACTTCAGGGCTTTCGAACTTGAAGTGAGCCCTACCAAAGACATAACACTTGTGGCATCAGATGAACTGACTGATCCATATCCCCTGGTAGCTTACACTGTGGGAGGAGTGCGTTTCATTACCCTGAAGAGATATATTCAAATTTAAGGTCTGCATTgcatttttccctttctttaaacaTTATTTAAGGTCTGCATATTCATCAAGTCATTCTATTTGCATACAATTCATTCTACTAATCACATTCTAAAATCTGCACTAAACTGACACTGTACTAACTTAAAAGTACATTATGCATGGTGGGCAGAGAAGCTATTGCAACTATTCAGCCCGTTGCAACTGCATAtttctaaatgggatattttccaGAATGTTAACTTTGTATTAACCTTATATTTGCTAGTTGACAAATgtctactggaaattcaaaatgaatacttaaaatgtcgtcatggtggtggtaagtatttgtgaaaagggtaacatttgtgaacgagCACAGCATATATTCAGGAAATTGACTTCTAAAATAGTTACATTATCTACCTCTAATGGGGCATGGATACACTGTGTGACTGGATTAACCTAGAGGGGTGAACATGCTGTGACGATGGACTAACGGACAGGGACGCTGATGGTATAAAAGGAGTATGGACACAATGTTGTATTAGACTAACTTAAAAGGTCACTGATGCACCTTACTTATTGCAACTCTAAGCTGTCATCTCAGCTGCATGTTGACACAAGGTGGTTGTGAATGTGAATTAatatgttctctctgtctctccttttgtTCTTCTGCCATCCAGGATTTGATTCCAGCTTCCTGAACTTCACTGGCCATCTACATCAACACATCTTGAGAGCCAACTTAGCAGTATGGCCACTCCCATCCGACTCCTCATCTTGTTGGGTGGCGAAAGTGCAGAGAGGATGGAATTATCAACGATGCCGGACACAGTTGAGGAGCTCATTGAACAGGTCAAAAACGTATGCAAACTTTGTGGAGACATCAGGCTGCAATACAAGGATGATGACTTTGGTGGAACATTTGTTAACTTGAGCTCAACTTCAATGATCAAAGATCTCACTACAATCAAGATCATACAAGCTGCTCCTGATATTGTTCTGAGTTTCATTGAAAGTGTCCCATCTGATTTGAGTGACTTAGACACAAGCCTGGTCTCACGAAACACTGATACAGATGACACAGTCATACTCAGCCGCAGCTCCTCTGACAGTGAGGGACTGAGAAAAGAGCCGTGGCCGAAGGAGTTCATTATCCCGCCCTTCTCCCTTGAAACAGAAGGTCAACTTCAGAGAGGGAATTCAGAATATGCACAGAACCAAACCAGACTGACTCCTTCATCAAAAATGCTGTCTGACATACTGGAAAGATTGGCAGAGAAGATTTTTTCCTACAAGGCGTACCCCACTGATGCAGACCTGAGTGAAGTTGCAGAGGCTCTGACAAGGAGACATCCCTGCCTGAGACAACCAGACTCCTTCAATGAGAGTTATGGATGGAAACTGAAGCTCAAGAGTAAGATGCACAACTACCGCACTCAGCTGAGGTCACATGGACTTTCGTCTGAGCTCATGGTGAACACACTGAAGTCCAAGTCACGAGAAGATGCTGATCCCTTCCCAGCAAAGAATGTCAAAAAGGCAAGAAGAGGTGAGACCAATTACTATCCTCAACCCAGCGGAGACAGTCCTGAAAACCTCGAGCAAGAAAGAGCATCTCTTCTGACAGAAATAAAGATAAGAAATAATGAGAGAACCATACGGGAGAAGATGGCCAGGACTTTTCAGTTCAGGAGGCAAGAGATTGTGGATCAGAAGCCAACCATCGAAAACCTCATGGAAAGATGGCCAGCTTTATTTCAGATGGGAGAGGTACTCTTTTCACAACTTTTTGTATacgtcagtcaatttcaacatgcagttgtaatgctcacactaccctggacttttttttattattgtttttcttAAGCCTTTTCCAagctcctggtcattgtaatgggggcagctgtttgttcacatttttttttttttttaaatcttgatttattcccaaaaacattcaaaaggttatgcaacaccaGCGCACAACTAGCAAACCGCTTTTGggtaaaatatttggagttgacccatgtttttaagttttaaaatgtaaacaaaagctacctccattagaatagctcagatctcggaaagggctgagccgaaaaatgcagcatcaccgggttctggcaagtcaagggttgcaacagcatattgaaaatgttgttaccttgtgttggacaatgctgtcagtattGCAACTGTAAACTGCACCTAGATGTCTTTTTTATCTTTCTGCTACTTTGTaatgcatcgtcctcttctttactctgtgtaggacaatgctatcagtgttgcaacagtacactgtgccttaccttgtttaaattgctccttgtaactcgctttgaacaaaggcatctgctaaatgcttatgtaatgtaaaatgactgaagtggtcctttcagccaatagatgttttttttgtaattatttcaCATTATTCTTTAATTTAAAAGTGTATTGCGTACTGTTTTCTTGTGTACAGGTTGATGCAGAGTTTCAGCGGGTTACTGCAGTTCCCCTCCTGACCAGATTTATGGCGCACCTGGACAAGCACTCCCCGCAGCTACTGAAGATCTTCAGAAAGAAGGGAGGGACCACTAAAGCAAAAACTGCCGCGATCCTGGAGTTTCTTGATCAGGTATGATATGCAGTATATAATTAGCCACTAACGACAGCCTTTGTCCTTCTACATGAAGTGGAGGTGCAACTGTCATGTATTGGTTTGCTGATGTGCAATTGATATACATGGGATGTTGATTGTGTGCCAACTTGTTTTGCACCATATTCAcaaaaccatttaaaaaaaataaaacgaatGTGGACCTATGAGTCCATTAATATGTAGCTCATAGAAAAAAAATTGTGCACCTGTCACTAAGAATTTAAGGTGTCACTGTCATGTAGCATTTGTGGAAAATAATTAATGTATGAGTGTTTTGCACCAAAGTTACTTTGAGGGTATAGAAACCCAAACGGGAGCCATCCAGTCTGTCTTCATATTTAAAGAGGAACTACCAGTGGCCTCTGGCATATGTAGAATCTCTCCCATGGATTCAATATTGATCAGGCGCACACTGTGAAATCACTGTTTATGGTAGAGCTGGGAATTGTGTTGCTAGACTAGCCTACACATTGCATAGTAACAGTTTTGATTGTCCCTGAAGGGTGCTGATGCCGATATCAGAAGGGAGTGCATCCTCAAAGCTCTCATCATCTACCTAGGAGAACATGTGGAGGACCTATTAAAGGAATACATGGTATGTCCAGATATATTCTGTCACCGATTATTCAACTTCATTAATCGTGGGAGACCACCTATGCTGTTATATGTAGTTATTCATGAGGTGTGCCAGACTGCAGTTGTTCAGTTGCATTTTTCAAATATTTTGCCTCAGGTGTCCCAGAAAGATCAAGCCGTGCAGGAGCTGGAGAGGACCACCATGGCAGTCTTCGTCTTCAGAGAGAATTCAAGCCTTCTCCAACAGCCCCAAGACGTCGGGATTATCATTGATGGTGTGGAAGTCCTCAATGAGTTGCCTTCTGTTGCAGCAGGAGTTGTAATGCTCTTTGGACTTTGCTATGCTCTTAACATGGAATATCCACAGGGTTTCAGGTTCACCTTTGAGGCCCTTCAGAAGATCCTGATGGAGCTTGGTTCCAACAAGATGACTTCCAAGATTCGCAAACTCAGTGGTGAACTCAAAACTGCACagtagtgtatgtgtgcttaGTGTGTGCTTAGTAGTTGCCACTGGCTTTTATTTAAGAGGTAGTCAACCTCAGCAGCACTTGATTGTACAAGCTCATGGGGTCACTTTCATGGAGTGCTTTTGTTGGATTTTgagtttggtttttttttcttttttttttttcaatatgatGTTAAGAGATGACACTCGTTCCCAAAAAAAGCAAATATTTCATTCAAGTTAAGTTGTACGTGTAAAGTACACAACAATGAGTACACCCAGTTTCAAAatcaacattttgaacaatatatcAGTAAGCATGCAAATTATATCCAAAATGCGCATAGGTAAAACATCCGTTTGACTTACAACTGAAAAGTAAGGTTAATTCATCAACACAACTTGAGATTCAACTTAGCACCACTCCGATCTGACTCATTACTGCAGTCAATATCAAGCTATCTGCTCCTGATATTGTTCTGAGTTTCATAGAAACTGAAAGTGTCCCATCGGATTTGAGTGACTTAGACACAACCCTCATCTCACCAAACACTGATAGACAATAGTCATACTCAAGTTATATTCTTAGCAttacttttctgttgtaagtgcAACAGATGTTGTTAAACTTCTTCTATGCACATTTAGGAAATAACCAGTGTACTTTTCGGTATTTTTGAAAATTTTACTTTTCAACTGGTTTGTTCATTATCATAGTGCACTGTCTGTTGAGTTAGTATGTAGTTGCCACCAGATTCTAAATTTAGAGATAAATGTCAGTGGCGATTGGCTGTTTGGGGCCATGGGGTCATTTTCATGGTGTGATGTTGCCTTTAACATTTTGTTGGGATTTGAGTATTTTCAGTTCAGATGTGTATGAACAGTACAACAATGATGGGGTACACCCCTTTTTTAGAACAATATTCAATTAGCACACAAGTTATTTGCAAGAGGTTTCAGGTTCACCTTTGAGGCCTTTCAGAAGATTCGGATGGCGCTTGGTTCCAACAAGATGACTTCCAAGATTCATAAACATAACGGTGAACTCAAAACTGCTCAGTaatgtatatttttgtgtgtgcagtgtgaagaTAAAACATCTGCTGGGGTTACCacagaaaagtaaggttaatACAGCAAACACAACTTAGCAATATGGCCTCTCCTATCTGACTCCTCATCTTGTTGAGTGGCGAAAGTGCAGAGAGGATGGAATTATCAAGGATGCTGGACACAGTTGAGGAGCTTAT from Engraulis encrasicolus isolate BLACKSEA-1 unplaced genomic scaffold, IST_EnEncr_1.0 scaffold_346_np1212, whole genome shotgun sequence encodes the following:
- the LOC134443656 gene encoding uncharacterized protein LOC134443656 isoform X2, with protein sequence MATPIRLLILLGGESAERMELSTMPDTVEELIEQVKNVCKLCGDIRLQYKDDDFGGTFVNLSSTSMIKDLTTIKIIQAAPDIVLSFIESVPSDLSDLDTSLVSRNTDTDDTVILSRSSSDSEGLRKEPWPKEFIIPPFSLETEGQLQRGNSEYAQNQTRLTPSSKMLSDILERLAEKIFSYKAYPTDADLSEVAEALTRRHPCLRQPDSFNESYGWKLKLKSKMHNYRTQLRSHGLSSELMVNTLKSKSREDADPFPAKNVKKARRGETNYYPQPSGDSPENLEQERASLLTEIKIRNNERTIREKMARTFQFRRQEIVDQKPTIENLMERWPALFQMGEVDAEFQRVTAVPLLTRFMAHLDKHSPQLLKIFRKKGGTTKAKTAAILEFLDQGADADIRRECILKALIIYLGEHVEDLLKEYMVSQKDQAVQELERTTMAVFVFRENSSLLQQPQDVGIIIDGVEVLNELPSVAAGVVMLFGLCYALNMEYPQGFRFTFEALQKILMELGSNKMTSKIRKLSGELKTAQ
- the LOC134443656 gene encoding uncharacterized protein LOC134443656 isoform X1, encoding MATPIRLLILLGGESAERMELSTMPDTVEELIEQVKNVCKLCGDIRLQYKDDDFGGTFVNLSSTSMIKDLTTIKIIQAAPDIVLSFIESVPSDLSDLDTSLVSRNTDTDDTVILSRSSSDSEGLRKEPWPKEFIIPPFSLETEGQLQRGNSEYAQNQTRLTPSSKMLSDILERLAEKIFSYKAYPTDADLSEVAEALTRRHPCLRQPDSFNESYGWKLKLKSKMHNYRTQLRSHGLSSELMVNTLKSKSREDADPFPAKNVKKARRGETNYYPQPSGDSPENLEQERASLLTEIKIRNNERTIREKMARTFQFRRQEIVDQKPTIENLMERWPALFQMGEVDAEFQRVTAVPLLTRFMAHLDKHSPQLLKIFRKKGGTTKAKTAAILEFLDQGADADIRRECILKALIIYLGEHVEDLLKEYMVCPDIFCHRLFNFINRGRPPMLLYVVIHEVCQTAVVQLHFSNILPQVSQKDQAVQELERTTMAVFVFRENSSLLQQPQDVGIIIDGVEVLNELPSVAAGVVMLFGLCYALNMEYPQGFRFTFEALQKILMELGSNKMTSKIRKLSGELKTAQ